The Maritimibacter sp. DP1N21-5 sequence CATGAGGTCGCGGCGAATGCGTTCATCGACCTCCGCCGCGAGAAGGCGATCCTCGAAACTGTGGCGCAGGCAGTAGAGCGTATGCTCGGGGGTCTCCTGTAGGCCGTTTTCCCGAAGAAACTTGTTCACGGTCGCGGATAGCGCCGGGTTGTCGGCATAGCGTGGGAACCCGCGCGGGTTCTGCCGGAACGCTTCCAGGCTCACGCCGGTCAGTGGGATGGACCGCCGGCTATACTGGCTTTTCAACTGCCGGCCCTCTGGCGCGATGACGATGTGCGGGATCGTCGCATCGAGGACGATGTGTTCGGGCAGGAGGCTTGCGGCCTCGCTCGGGCGGTATCCGGTGTTGATCATGCCGATGAGGATGCCGCGCGCCTGACCATTGAGCCCGGACAGCGCGCCCGGCGCGAGCAGCTTCTCGCGGATCCACGTGGTCGAAAACGGCGGCCTGTGGCCTTTCTCATGTTCTGCGATACGCAGGCGCCCGACGAGGTTTTCCACGTCGAGGCCCAGACGCTTCTTTTCGTTCAGGCGCCGCAGGACCGACGCGATGTAGGTGAAATCCTTGTTCGCGCTGTTGGGCGTCAGGTTCTCGCGCTCGATCTTGTCCTGCCACCATTGCACCAGGTCGAGCATGTCGTCGCGGGTCAGTTCCGAGAGCGGCTTGTTCCCGGTGATCGCCAGCAGGTTCTTGAACGCCTTGATCTGGGGATTGCGCCAACGCCGGAGTTGGTCCGGGCTTTTCCCCCTGATCTTGTCCCGGGCGAACGGCCAGTATTCATCGAGGATGCCGGCGAGCATGATCTCGGGCGGCTTCACCACGCCGAGCAGCGCGTCGGCCTCCTGTTTGTTCACGCGTCCGATCCGATCGGTCGCGGCCTCGATGCGCTCAACGATCTCTTCGACGGGCAGGCGCGCGACCTGTTGGACCGGCAGGAACCTGAACCCGCGCTTCTGGGCGATCTCGCGCGCCGCGGCGAACCGGTCGTCAGCGTCGTCCGTGTCACCGGCGAGCCGCGCCTCCCATCCGTCGATGAGTTCGGCCCATGCGGCTTTCGCCTTCAGTTCGGCGACGGCGCGGCTGTCGGTCTTGAGGGAGATTTTGACGAAGGTGCGGGGATCGACCTTGGCATAGCGCCGGGGCACGCGCCTGCGCATGTGGTAGACCCCGCCTCGTTCGATCAATGACACTTCGCTTCCCCTGCCGACTCGCCGCAGGGTGCCGAATTGGTGTAAAAACGGCAAGATGAAATGAGGCCCGATTTGTGACCCAAAACGTGACCCAAAGCGTAGCTTTTTCTCGCGTCTTGTTCGGTGTATCCCTTGTTTTTATGGCGCTAGTGCATATTTAGTGTCGGACTTCGTCTCCGCCACAAGCAAATGGAACCGAAATCCAACTGCATGGCCAGCTCTCAGGAGAGTGCCACCCTATTGATTGGCGTGGCCGAACGCATAGTCGGCGGAACGAACGCGGCTTCGCCCATAGAATCGCCGCTCATGCAGCTTATAGAGCAGCCTTGAGGCGCGGGGTCGCGAAATCGATGAAGGCCCGAAGCTTCCGTGGCAGCATTTCCTGACCGCGATAGACCAAACTGACAGGCAGCGGATCGGGAGCGTGATCGTCGAGGACAGTTACAAGTCGTCCTGCACGGACGGCTTTTGCGATCTGATAGGACAACACGCGCGTCATGCCCACGCCGGCGATGGCCGCATCGATTGCGGCTTCGGCCGTATTGACTGTCAGACGCAAACGGGGCGTGGCAGGCCGTGCCGCCGCTCCCCTTCCGAAGGTCCAGGCCTCGGATAGGGCGAAGGCCGAGAAGGTCACGACATCATGGCCAACAAGCTCCGCCGGATTTTGCGGACGGCCCCGCCTTTCGATATAGCTGGGGCTTGCGCAGACCACACGACGGATCGTTCCGACCTTCACGGCGACATCGCTGCTGTCAGGCAGCGTCGCGATGCGTAGGGCCAGATCGATGTGTTCGTCCGCAAGGTGCAAAAGCCTGTCGGCAAGGACCAACTTCACATCGGTTTCCGGATAGGCCTGCAGGAAGGCCGTGACGATCGGCAGAATGTGCAGGCGTCCGAACACGATAGGCGCGGTGATCACCAGTTCCCCCTTCACAACCGCATATTCGCCAGCCGCCGCCCGCTCGGCCTCGGCGAGGTCTTCGAGGATGCGCCGGGTCGCGACCAAATAGGCTTTTCCAGCCTCGGTCAGGCTGACGTTGCGTGTTGACCGGATCAGCAAGCGCGCACCGAGATGCGCTTCGAGATCGGAAACTTTGCGGC is a genomic window containing:
- a CDS encoding DUF6538 domain-containing protein → MSLIERGGVYHMRRRVPRRYAKVDPRTFVKISLKTDSRAVAELKAKAAWAELIDGWEARLAGDTDDADDRFAAAREIAQKRGFRFLPVQQVARLPVEEIVERIEAATDRIGRVNKQEADALLGVVKPPEIMLAGILDEYWPFARDKIRGKSPDQLRRWRNPQIKAFKNLLAITGNKPLSELTRDDMLDLVQWWQDKIERENLTPNSANKDFTYIASVLRRLNEKKRLGLDVENLVGRLRIAEHEKGHRPPFSTTWIREKLLAPGALSGLNGQARGILIGMINTGYRPSEAASLLPEHIVLDATIPHIVIAPEGRQLKSQYSRRSIPLTGVSLEAFRQNPRGFPRYADNPALSATVNKFLRENGLQETPEHTLYCLRHSFEDRLLAAEVDERIRRDLMGHTLNRQRYGHGASLEHMHGILKGVAI
- a CDS encoding LysR family transcriptional regulator gives rise to the protein MDRFDAISILHAVVETGNLSAAGRRLGVPLSTVSRKVSDLEAHLGARLLIRSTRNVSLTEAGKAYLVATRRILEDLAEAERAAAGEYAVVKGELVITAPIVFGRLHILPIVTAFLQAYPETDVKLVLADRLLHLADEHIDLALRIATLPDSSDVAVKVGTIRRVVCASPSYIERRGRPQNPAELVGHDVVTFSAFALSEAWTFGRGAAARPATPRLRLTVNTAEAAIDAAIAGVGMTRVLSYQIAKAVRAGRLVTVLDDHAPDPLPVSLVYRGQEMLPRKLRAFIDFATPRLKAAL